A single genomic interval of Camelina sativa cultivar DH55 chromosome 11, Cs, whole genome shotgun sequence harbors:
- the LOC104727511 gene encoding putative F-box/kelch-repeat protein At3g24610, with protein MGLTETYVYICLRTPPPDPKPRWFILRRRETLDASVLMPIPSLPSQPPEASSVVVLGWFIYVIGGSFKEKTRTSDVWLLDCRTHTWSHVPYSMGVARANAAARVVDGKIYVIGGCDVFNPNTWGEVFDPKTQTWSFLPPLPLPLMKGGNKNIHDSVVMDQKIYVVDGNHRTYFYSPSKGYWGRGNRGQVSRSRRDWCMIELINRIYFLTNDGTIFFCEQDELYWPGREGIMMDTKEVKGLGSLNETLFRSRVVHFGQLLLDRWERVMYNFGGTIHELEDIYPGARLINFGGNIGLFWDVIKGDHLEIWGNIEWSNAVMTVDNFLDRYKSNIRQDC; from the exons ATGGGTCTCACCGAAACATACGTCTACATATGCCTACGAACCCCTCCTCCTGACCCAAAGCCACGCTGGTTTATACTCCGCCGTAGAGAAACCCTAGACGCCTCTGTTTTGATGCCGATACCTTCGCTCCCCTCTCAGCCTCCGGAAGCATCCTCCGTGGTGGTGCTGGGTTGGTTTATATATGTAATCGGTGGATCTTTTAAGGAGAAGACGCGCACTTCTGATGTCTGGCTCTTGGATTGTCGGACTCACACGTGGAGCCACGTCCCTTATTCCATGGGGGTGGCTCGAGCTAACGCGGCTGCTAGAGTCGTAGACGGGAAGATTTACGTGATAGGAGGCTGCGATGTTTTTAACCCAAACACGTGGGGAGAGGTATTCGACCCAAAGACTCAAACTTGGAGTTTTTTGCCGCCGTTGCCCTTGCCGCTAATGAAGGGAGGCAATAAGAATATACACGACAGTGTGGTGATGGATCAAAAGATTTACGTAGTTGATGGAAATCACAGAACCTATTTCTACTCGCCAAGCAAAGGTTATTGGGGAAGAGGCAATCGTGGTCAAGTGTCGAGAAGCCGAAGGGATTGGTGTATGATTGAATTGATTAATAGGATTTACTTTCTTACTAACGACGGGACTATATTTTTCTGTGAGCAGGATGAGTTGTATTGGCCTGGGCGAGAGGGGATTATGATGGATACAAAAGAGGTCAAGGGTTTGGGCTCTCTCAACGAGACTCTCTTTCGTTCCAGAGTGGTCCACTTTGGTCAGCTGTTGCTTGATCGGTGGGAGAGAGTGATGTACAACTTTGGTGGTACAATCCACGAGTTGGAAGATATATATCCCGGGGCCAGACTGATCAACTTTGGTGGGAACATTGGGCTCTTCTGGGACGTCATCAAGGGAGATCATCTTGAGATTTGGGGCAATATCGAGTGGTCTAACGCTGTCATGACCGTAGATAATTTCTTAGATCGTTACAAA TCAAATATTCGCCAAGATTGCTAA